A single region of the Ornithorhynchus anatinus isolate Pmale09 chromosome 13, mOrnAna1.pri.v4, whole genome shotgun sequence genome encodes:
- the CHPF2 gene encoding LOW QUALITY PROTEIN: chondroitin sulfate glucuronyltransferase (The sequence of the model RefSeq protein was modified relative to this genomic sequence to represent the inferred CDS: inserted 6 bases in 6 codons; deleted 3 bases in 3 codons) has product MRLGSLLAVLRPALPLILGLSLGCSLSLLRVSWIQGESEDPCAEAAAAAEPGGPRNPDPRARQPHGDDDFEPRIVPYYRDPNKPYKKVLRTRYIQTELGSRERLLVAVLTSRAGLSGLAVAVNRTVGHHFPRLLYFTGQRGARAPAGMQVVSLGDERPAWLMSETLRHLHAHFGAEYDWFFVMQDDTYVQAPRLAALAGHLSINQDLYLGRAEEFIGAGEQARYCHGGFGYLLSRSLLLRLRPHLDGCRGDILSARPDEWLGRCLIDSLGIGCVSQHQGQQYRSFELAKNRDPEKEGSAAFLSAFAVHPVSEGTLMYRLHKRFSALELERAYSEIEQLQAQIRNLTLLTPEGEAGLSWPVGLPAPFSPRSRFEVLGWDYFTEQHLFSCADGAPKCPLRGAGRADVGDAVDAALEQLNRRYQPRLRFRKQRLLNGYRRFDPGRGMEYTLDLLLEXVTQRGHRRALARRVSLLRPLGRWRSCPCPNVTEATRVQLVLPLXAAEAAAARPSCGPNAAGVLEXREHALLTLLLVYGPREGGSGRAGGARPLRRVRAAAAELERRHPGARXAWLARAGRGPSQVRLLDVVSKKHPVDTLFFLTTVWTRPGPEALNRCRMNAIAGWQAFFPVHFQEFQPGPDPAPAGRPPRPEPARPAPAGGRFDRQASAEGCFYXSDYLAARARLAAELEGQEEEEALEGXEVLDVFLRFSGLHLFRAVEPGLVQAFAPATCSPRLSEELLSPGCRLSNLEGLGGRAQLAIGPVRQDRANSTIADPPAGADSARTENPGPSGGSVGGFWLGFFFFNITCKSSSARSAPDRSSGAEGG; this is encoded by the exons ATGCGCCTGGGGTCCCTCCTGGCCGTGCTGCGGCCGGCGCTGCCCCTCATCCTGGGACTGTCCCTGGGCTGCAGCCTCAGCCTCCTGCGGGTCTCCTGGATCCAGGGGGAGAGCGAGGACCCGtgcgcggaggcggcggcggcggcggagcccgGGGGCCCGCGGAACCCCGATCCCAGGGCCCGGCAGCCTCACGGCGACGACGACTTCGAGCCCCGCATCGTCCCCTACTACAGGGACCCCAACAAGCCCTACAAGAAGGTGCTGAG GACCCGCTACATCCAGACGGAGCTGGGGTCCCGGGAGCGGCTGCTGGTGGCCGTGCTGACGTCCCGGGCGGGCCTGTCCGGCCTGGCGGTGGCGGTGAATCGCACGGTGGGGCACCACTTCCCGCGGCTCCTCTACTTCACGGGGCAGCGGGGGGCGCGGGCGCCGGCCGGGATGCAGGTGGTGTCCCTGGGGGACGAGCGGCCCGCCTGGCTCATGTCCGAGACGCTGCGGCACCTGCACGCCCACTTCGGGGCCGAGTACGACTGGTTCTTCGTGATGCAGGACGACACGTACGTGCAGGCCCCGCGGCTGGCCGCCCTGGCCGGCCACCTGAGCATCAACCAGGACCTTTACCTGGGCCGGGCCGAGGAGTTCATCGGGGCCGGCGAGCAGGCCCGCTACTGCCACGGCGGCTTCGGCTACCTGCTGTCCCGCAGCCTCCTGCTCCGCCTGCGGCCCCACCTGGACGGCTGCCGCGGGGACATCCTCAGCGCCCGGCCCGACGAGTGGCTCGGACGCTGCCTCATCGACTCCCTGGGCATCGGCTGCGTCTCCCAGCACCAG GGTCAGCAGTATCGCTCCTTTGAGCTGGCCAAGAACAGGGATCCCGAGAAGGAGGGGAGCGCAGCGTTCCTCAGCGCCTTCGCCGTGCACCCCGTGTCCGAGGGGACCCTGATGTACCGGCTGCACAAGCGGTTCAGCGCCCTCGAGCTGGAACGGGCCTACAGCGAGATAGAACAACTGCAG GCCCAGATCCGCAACCTGACCCTGCTGACCCCGGAGGGCGAGGCCGGGCTGAGCtggcccgtggggctcccggccccctTCAGCCCGCGGTCCCGTTTCGAGGTGCTGGGCTGGGACTACTTCACGGAGCAGCACCTCTTCTCCTGCGCCGACGGGGCCCCCAAGTGCCCgctgcggggggcgggccgggccgacgTGGGCGACGCGGTGGACGCGGCCCTGGAGCAGCTGAACCGGCGCTACCAGCCCCGCCTGCGCTTCCGCAAGCAGCGCCTGCTCAACGGCTACCGGCGCTTCGACCCGGGCCGGGGCATGGAGTACACGCTGGACCTGCTGCTGG CCGTCACCCAGCGCGGCCACCGCCGGGCCCTGGCCCGCCGC GTCAGCCTGCTGCGCCCGCTCGGCCGGTGGAGATCCTGCCCATGCCCTAACGTCACCGAGGCCACCCGCGTCCAGCTGGTGCTGCCGC TCGCCGCCGAGGCGGCGGCCGCCCGGCCTTCCTGCGGGCCTAACGCGGCCGGCGTCCTGG ACCGCGAGCACGCGCTGCTGACCCTGCTCCTGGTGTACGGGCCGCGCGAGGGGGGcagcggccgggcggggggcgcccgACCCCTTCGCCGGGTGCGGGCCGCGGCGGCCGAGCTGGAGCGGCGCCACCCCGGGGCGC CCGCCTGGTTGGCCCGTGCGGGCCGAGGCCCCTCGCAGGTGCGGCTCCTGGACGTGGTGTCCAAGAAGCACCCCGTGGACACGCTCTTCTTCCTGACCACCGTCTGGACGCGGCCGGGCCCCGAGGCCCTGAACCGCTGC CGCATGAACGCCATCGCCGGCTGGCAGGCCTTCTTCCCCGTCCACTTCCAGGAATTTCAGCCCGGCCCTgaccccgccccggccggccgcccgccccgccccgagccggcccgccccgccccggccggcggcCGCTTCGACCGCCAGGCCTCGGCCGAGGGCTGCTTCT ACTCGGACTACCTGGCGGCCCGGGCGCGGCTGGCGGCCGAGCtggagggccaggaggaggaggaggccctggAGG TGGAGGTCCTGGACGTCTTCCTGCGCTTCTCGGGGCTGCACCTCTTCCGGGCCGTGGAGCCGGGGCTGGTGCAGGCCTTCGCCCCCGCGACCTGCAGCCCGCGTCTCAGCGAGGAGCTTCTATCACCCGGCTGCCGCCTCAGCAACCTCGAGGGCCTGGGGGGCCGGGCCCAG TTGGCCATAGGCCCTGTTCGACAGGACAGGGCCAACAGCACCATAGCCGACCCCCCGGCGGGGGCCGATTCGGCACGCACGGAGAACCCCGGACCCTCGGGCGGCTCGGTTGGGGGTttttggttggggttttttttttttaacataacaTGTAAAAGTTCTTCGGCCAGATCAGCCCCGGACCGGTCGAGCGGAGCGGAAGGGGGTTGA
- the SMARCD3 gene encoding LOW QUALITY PROTEIN: SWI/SNF-related matrix-associated actin-dependent regulator of chromatin subfamily D member 3 (The sequence of the model RefSeq protein was modified relative to this genomic sequence to represent the inferred CDS: inserted 1 base in 1 codon), with amino-acid sequence MAADEVTGGARKATKSKLFEFLVHGVRPGMPSGARMPHQGAPMGPPGSPYMGSPAVRPGLAPAGMEPARKRAAPPPGQSQGQSQGQTAPAAPARSRSAKRRKMADKILPQRIRELVPESQAYMDLLAFERKLDQTIMRKRVDIQEALKRPMKQKRKLRLYISNTFNPAKPDADDSDGSIASWELRVEGKLLDDPSKQKRKFSSFFKSLVIELDKDLYGPDNHLVEWHRTPTTQETDGFQVKRPGDLSVRCTLLLMLDYQVGDPAFALSPPQFKLDPRLARLXGLHTQSRSAIVQALWQYVKTNRLQDSHDKEYINGDKYFQQIFDCPRLKFSEIPQRLTALLLPPDPIVINHVISVDPSDQKKTACYDIDVEVEEPLKGQMNSFLLSTANQQEISALDSKIHETIESINQLKIQRDFMLSFSRDPKGYVQDLLRSQSRDLKVMTDVAGNPEEERRAEFYHQPWSQEAVSRYFYCKIQQRRQELEQSLGVRNT; translated from the exons ATGGCCGCAGACGAAGTTACCGGAGGGGCGCGCAAAGCCACGAAAAGCAAACTTTTTGAGTTTCTGGTCCATGGGGTG CGCCCCGGGATGCCGTCGGGAGCCCGGATGCCCCATCAGGGGGCGCCCATGGGTCCCCCGGGGTCCCCGTACATGGGCAGCCCCGCCGtgcgtccaggcctggccccagctgGAATGGAGCCGGCCCGCAAGAGAGCGGCACCCCCACCCGGGCagagccaggggcagagccagggccagACGGCGCCCGCAGCCCCCGCCCGGAGCCGCAG tgccaagaggaggaagatggcTGACAAAATACTCCCTCAGAGG atcCGGGAGCTGgtccctgagtcccaggcctacaTGGACCTGTTGGCCTTCGAGAGGAAGCTGGACCAGACCATCATGCGGAAGCGCGTGGACATCCAGGAAGCATTGAAGAGGCCGATGAAG caaaAACGGAAGCTGCGACTCTACATCTCCAACACGTTCAACCCGGCCAAGCCGGACGCCGACGACTCGGATGGCAGCATTGCTTCCTGGGAGCTGCGGGTGGAGGGGAAACTCCTGGATGAC CCCAGCAAGCAGAAGAGGAagttctcctccttcttcaaGAGCTTGGTCATTGAGCTGGACAAGGACCTCTACGGTCCTGACAACCACCTGGTTGAG TGGCACCGGACGCCAACAACGCAGGAGACGGACGGATTCCAGGTGAAGCGGCCGGGAGATCTGAGTGTGCGGTgcaccctgcttctcatgctagACTACCAGGTCGGGGACCCAGCATTCGCACTCAG cccccccCAGTTCAAGCTGGACCCACGCCTGGCCCGGC CTGGGCTGCACACGCAGAGTCGCTCGGCCATCGTGCAGGCCCTGTGGCAGTACGTGAAGACCAACCGGCTGCAGGACTCCCACGACAAGGAGTACATCAACGGAGACAAGTACTTCCAGCAG ATCTTCGACTGCCCACGGCTGAAGTTCTCGGAGATCCCCCAGCGCCTCACGGCCCTGCTGTTGCCCCCGGACCCTATCGTCATCAATCACGTCATCAG CGTGGACCCTTCAGACCAGAAGAAGACAGCCTGCTACGACATCGACGTGGAGGTGGAGGAGCCGCTGAAGGGCCAGATGAACAGCTTCCTCCTGTCCACCGCCAACCAGCAGGAGATCAGTGCGCTGGACAGCAAG aTCCACGAAACCATCGAGTCCATCAATCAGCTCAAGATCCAGAGGGACTTCATGCTCAGCTTCTCTCGAGACCCCAAGGGCTACGTTCAGGACCTGCTGCGCTCCCAAAGTCGGGATCTCAAG GTGATGACGGACGTGGCCGGGAATCCCGAGGAAGAGCGGCGGGCCGAGTTCTACCACCAGCCCTGGTCCCAGGAGGCCGTGAGCCGCTACTTCTACTGCAAG ATCCAGCAGCGCAGACAGGAGCTGGAGCAGTCGCTGGGCGTGCGTAACACTTAA